From the Leptospira sp. WS60.C2 genome, one window contains:
- a CDS encoding class I SAM-dependent RNA methyltransferase: MEKLRIKLEKWVNGGYCLAHADGHAVFVEGGIPGELVDITLTKQGSKEWYGYVHSVVEASSLRIPSNCPVSNECGGCSYRHITYEEELKLKRHLLESMFPDRKGKLEVIFGPEEGYRNNVQWQVDGNQLGLFAKNSHRIISESSIVCKNVNKRLLAPKSNEWKSNLKTPKNQKLPFPSKHPSRKKDNSLFLRLSGENVVSYDREETQITLMNTQLKVPSRGFFQINQFLIEPWLKTIQSLLPEKAHVLELFCGCGTIGITLREKIASLYGIESHDKSILYAKKNAKANGIQSFQYETKDLYQRPLSADFAKYPIWLVNPPRAGLSKGIMDSASELKPSSIIYSSCNPSTLRRDVSLFDSIGYEMDAMYLFDFFPRTHHYEVLVRMKHKNNSPL; encoded by the coding sequence ATGGAAAAGTTGCGGATAAAATTAGAAAAGTGGGTGAATGGCGGATATTGTTTAGCCCATGCGGATGGCCATGCCGTGTTTGTCGAAGGTGGAATTCCAGGTGAGTTGGTAGACATAACACTTACGAAACAAGGATCCAAAGAATGGTATGGCTATGTTCATTCCGTCGTGGAAGCATCTTCACTGAGAATACCATCAAATTGTCCTGTTTCAAACGAATGTGGTGGTTGCAGTTATCGTCACATCACATACGAAGAAGAGCTAAAACTGAAACGCCATCTTCTAGAATCGATGTTTCCTGATCGGAAAGGCAAACTAGAGGTCATCTTTGGTCCAGAAGAAGGATACAGAAACAATGTCCAATGGCAAGTCGATGGAAATCAATTAGGTCTTTTTGCCAAAAATTCGCATCGGATCATTTCGGAATCTTCTATCGTTTGCAAAAATGTCAATAAACGTTTGTTAGCTCCAAAATCCAATGAATGGAAATCAAACCTCAAAACTCCCAAAAATCAGAAATTACCGTTTCCATCCAAACATCCTAGTCGAAAAAAAGACAATTCCCTATTTCTCAGACTTTCCGGTGAGAATGTCGTTTCGTATGATAGAGAAGAGACTCAGATCACTCTAATGAACACTCAGTTAAAAGTTCCGTCTCGGGGTTTTTTCCAGATCAATCAATTCTTGATAGAACCTTGGCTTAAAACAATACAATCACTTCTTCCAGAAAAAGCTCATGTATTGGAACTTTTTTGTGGATGTGGTACGATTGGGATTACACTCCGAGAGAAAATAGCTTCCCTGTATGGGATAGAGTCTCATGATAAAAGTATTTTGTATGCCAAGAAGAATGCAAAAGCGAATGGGATCCAATCATTTCAATATGAAACAAAGGATTTATACCAAAGACCTTTATCTGCTGATTTTGCTAAGTATCCGATTTGGCTCGTGAACCCTCCGAGAGCTGGACTTTCGAAAGGAATCATGGATTCGGCTTCTGAACTGAAACCAAGCAGTATCATCTACTCAAGTTGTAATCCAAGTACTTTACGAAGGGATGTAAGTTTATTTGATTCGATTGGCTATGAAATGGATGCCATGTACTTATTTGATTTTTTTCCAAGAACCCATCACTATGAGGTGTTAGTTCGAATGAAACATAAAAACAACTCACCACTGTGA